The sequence below is a genomic window from Neodiprion pinetum isolate iyNeoPine1 chromosome 7, iyNeoPine1.2, whole genome shotgun sequence.
TCGGTGCACATACTGGTTTGTGCATTATATTCTCAGGATCACTGTATCTAAAGCATCAAATTCAAATGTAGTTTTCAATAAccgaatatgaaaaatatttatactgcTTGTGGATATTATGATTCTCTTCTTCTGTCTTcaacaagcaaaaaaaaaaacatcattgAAGATAGTTGGTAATCAAAAACTGTTACGTTTTATTAAACAATTATTGCACATGCAagcaagaaataaataaattatagttAATAAGTTATATTCATTGTAGGTACCTTAATTTCATCGCTTCGTACAGGTATTTGAACGCTTTGCTAACACAATAATTGTCTTTATCATTAGCGTAAGAAGCACCAAGCAATTCATAAGCTTCAATCTTCTCAGCCTTGCTAACTTCATTTCTCTCAACTAAACATTCCACTACTTCAGTTCTTGTTCTTTCGGCAGCTGCTATCAATGGTGTCATACCGCTGACGTTTTTTGTCATCTTAGCATCATACCTTAGCAATTCTGATACTATACGAAAATGCCCGCATTCAGCGGCAAAATGTAATGCCGTTGCTCCGCACAGTGCTTTGTCATTGGGATTGGCACCGATATCAAGCAGATAACTCACCTAAATTATGTAAAAGGATATCAATTGAGTAAGTAATAGCTAATTTGGATTGGTTAATTATCTTTTTTAAAGATTAAAAGTTTCATAGTAAAATTCTCATGGTACTAACGACTTCGAGGTGTCCCTTGTACGCAGCGATCATTAAACACGTGTTGTTGTACTTATTGGCAATGTGTATATCGGCCTGATGCTCAGTCAGATACTGAACGATGTCGAGCCTTCCGTCGAAACATGCGGCTCTCAAGGGTGTAGAATTTGTTCTCGTCGGATGATTAACATTCGCTCCAGCCTTGACAAGAGTTTTAACTACATTCAGATGCCCAGCCCCTAACGTACAATACAGAGTTACACAGTTATAATGAGCAATATTTATTAATCGAAGATTGGAGCTTCTCACATGAGAATGAACATTGGAAATATGTATTAATGAATACtacgggtgaaaaaaaagggatAACAATGAATGATAATTGATTCGCACCTGCAGCGCACCAAAGAGCGCTCGCCCCTTGTATAACATATGCGTCAAATTTAACAGTACCCTCCTGCTCCAAGTCTGGCTTAAATTTATCGACCAGCATTTTGACGACCCTACTGTGACCATATCGTGCCGCAACTATCAATGGAGTGCAGTGCTGGCCGTCGTCTTCTATCACTGTCTGCaataatgaattattcaatcttTTAAACTCGCTGGTTGAGGGGACTCGGATTTAccaaatataaataattgcaTAGGGCTTGTTTGCTTGGCTATTGCAACATTAAATAACAAATCTGATCAAAGTTCAACTAATTAGAGATTGCACGCTATGGAAATTAGTCGATTCTTGATATTTCTCTGTTAAACAATAATATGAGATGAAAGCTCcaagtatttaatttttcaattaattgttattcatttaattGCACAGTATCTTATTTCAACCGAATCAATATAGAgcatttctttttgttttggtaatataaaaaatccaTCGGTTCTCAGAGAACAATTGTAATTCATATGATTGACAAACTCCATTTATCTTCTTCATTTACCAAAGTTTATAAATAATCGTATAATAAGTTGACTGCGAAAGTTTTATTGATTTAAGTTTCTCCAAGACTGGGTCCACTGTAACATTGATGAAAAACATTTCCCTCTTCTCCGAAAACTTAATTCAAATATAGAACCTTTTTTTGAACATATTCTTTAACGAATCTCTGAATTTGTGAAAGGTATTTAACTTGTTTTTCCCAGGGAACATTTATATCTTTTATAAACTTCCACCAACGTTTGTGAAAATATTGGTAGAAACCTTCAGACGTGGTagtatttatacatttctCATTCGTGTTATTTTAAGCCTACAAATCAAAATTAGATTTCATCAaacagaaatgaattttacttAGCATATTATGAAATGTGTTAGACTGGGACaaacatatgaataaaatagagttattcaatttattcgaCTCAACTGCATATATTCCGTAATTGAAACCAGGTACTGTTGAATCTTGACAACTTATATGGAGCAATGAATTTGAATAGACTAGATTAAGTATTCTTATccacaattaaaaataaccaGTAGGTCAccctcgaaattttttttgttttcaatcaCGAAGAAGTGAAGGAGAGATATCTAAGCAGAAATTTAAAAGCGCgctaaattcaaataaaaaaaaatacagccgTAAGCAGATACACAGTACTCCTGAAAATTTGCCACAAGCAATTTCTGAAGTCATGTAGAGTACACTGCATGGAGGATTTTCAATAAGTGAACGAATGTGTCTGTCCTTGAATACTGAATGTTGTATTTTGCGATACAAGACATCGAGCTGGAGTTTCATTTGTTATCTTTCGACCAGAATCATATTGCAAAACTAAAACTAATCATTTAAAGGGAAGCATGCAGTAGTTTTGGAAACCTCAGTACTATGATGAAAAGCAATGAAATTTATGTAAGATACATTTATGATAATATAATTAGTTCTTTATTTGGCGATATTGTGATCTTTTTTAATATCATATCGCAATGACGAAGCAATAACACCATCTACAAGTTCGCACAAGTTTATGTGCAATAAATAGAAACATTAACACAGCTTGCATATATgacatttgttttcattcgAGAAACAAAGAAGAGGTAAAATTCTTTAGGGATACCGGCGCCAATTTAGCCTTCTTCTttgtcttttatttatttataaactgCAAACCTAACGAGATTTGGGTTGCCTAGTTTTAGGCACTGAAATTCACCCCTTGAATCAGGCCTGAGTTAATGCACCTAAGTAGCAGAGGTAAAGATCAGAGAATCATTGTTACGCTGTACGGATTTTTCTGTAATACAACTTTAAATGATGGTTAATTAGAGAAATGAACATTATGGATTAAGAAATGCACCTTCTTTTTCATGTGTACATTATTCTCACCTGATTAAGAAGCTGGTCCAGGTGGTCCCCCCGCTCGCTGAGAATATCGTATAGAGATATTGCCATGCCATCGCGAGCCGCGTAATAAACACGATTCATAAGCGACTGGCAAATTTCAGAAGATTCCTCCATGGCTTTCGGTGCTGGATTAATTTCCGAAGACGTACGCGTGTCCGCCGAACTTTGGCAAAGTTTCTTCCTTTGTTTCGCCAGAGGCACGGACGGCAATCAGAAATAAAATCGTATCATCGCTAACGACGACGACTGCGCGATTGTTAACCTCAAAACTGACTGAACATCGCACCCGTTCCCCGTATTAATACTCGTGGCGATGATCCGACGTCtatttttatagatatatttaCATGGAATAAGCACGCACACAGAGAATGTATTGATtcgccgttgcaaaaatagtCAACGCTCCGTAAATTGCCTGCGCCTAATCTTTCCTTCCTCCGTACACTTGAACTCTTTTCCTCACCCTAGTGCCGTCTTTCTGCCGCTTAACATGCAGTCACGGCTTATCGAACGTTTTTTGTCATTATTCCGACACTTATCGTACACAACTGATAATTCACTTGTATTATTATGAGACAATaaagttatttaatattcacATTAATCCAGTGACTGTGGTGATGACACTTGTGGAAATAGTATCTCACAGACAGTAATCGCGTGatcttcctcttttttctgTTGGCCTCTTCTATTATGTGTTTTATAGCTACCTTCATGGGGTGTATTCCGAAATATACTTCCAGTACTGCCGACCGTGACGTCACGCAGTCCACTGCGAACTGCGTTCCGTTTTTACTTCGAGTTGTCAGTCCCAGTAAAATCGGAACGCTACACCGAGGACGCGGCCATCTCTCAAGTACTGCAACTGCCTCACGTCCCAGTAAGCTGTCGCGCGATTTCAGGACGCGGTTGCCAGTACTTGCAGTACTGCGAGTATATTTCGGAATACACCCATTATTAGGTTCtgttttcacaattattttccgAACGCCACTTCCTTACAGGCAACTTGTGTTTTGTTCGATATGTGAACCGTCACTTTACAGTGcgggtggaaaaaattaaactaataTAACTAGGCTTAGTAGCTGGTATttggcaatattttttcacgtacgattgattgaaaaattatattattgattgCGAATTATCAATTTGTGTAACAATAGTAATTTGAAAGCTACAAATTTACGATTTACgtgcgaaaaattgaaaactaagGATATGTGGCAACAAAATGGTACCGACAATGAGATTCTGATGTCATAGGGACATTTCCTAATTTCTAGTAGATCATTGTCAGGGCACTTTCTTGCCATACAGCGATTATGATTGGCTGAAAACTTGCGCGGGAAGTAAGAGACAAGAAGAAGACGGAACACCAACCGGTTGATCAGCAACAAGAGTGGGTCCGATTTCGACTATACCGGCTGTTTTTAAAAACCTACAACTTTGTATTTGCCGGATCAGAAGGAAGAATAggtcataaaaaaataaatatatcacgTATTGAGAAGGGACTTTTAACCTGGTTTTGTATTGTCGAAATGAGCGCCTGCTCTAGagaccgtagaacagcagtaATACAATTTGAAGTCAAGAGAACAATGAACATACCAAAATATGGGTAGATGACAATAAATCAGATACTCAGTTACAACCCGAAAACGGAGCAGTTGACCAACGAAGACGTCTGCTCCAACTCCTCGCTGTATACAAACTGAGCGGCAAGCGCCCCGGCAAGTCTgaccagaaaaaaaatgtgaaagtgGGGCCCTCTAGCGGCCGGAAAGCGACTTAGCCTCAAATTTCTATGTCCATCCGCTGAAGATGTATAAAGTGCGGTGCGTTCCGATATTAGCTCCCAGTGGACCCATCTTATGGGATTCCAATTATGCTAAATCGAGTCAGCATAGCCGAATACTGCAATTTCCCTCTAGCCCTTCAGCTTCCCTTACCGTACCTGTACCCGAAGCAAAGTTCATGAGGATAACAGTCTCTACTCTCTATCTTCACTCAACGGCTGTGGCGCCAAATCAGTACAATGCAACGATTGGTTGTCGTTCCAACGCGCGCTTTTAAAATCAGCCCGAGGGCTTCGACCTTCGATTTTCGAGAATCGCACTTCAGCAATCGATTGTTTGAGCGAGGGAATCTTTGTATGCGATAAATAGACCGACACAATTGTACAACATGAGCGTATTATGACCATGGTATTATGGTAAAAGATACCATATACCGTGGATGCAAAGTATGTCGCTTCTAGGCCACACAGCAAATATGTCCAAGTCATATTTGGATGGGGAAGAAAGGGAAATGGAATGGAGAAAGAAAGTAACGAAGATGCGAGAGCGGTTGAAAAGTCGCCTTGACGAAAATACGATTGATGGTAAACGTGACGATAACTTGTTTCACGGTATGAAATTGGTCTCGTCGACAACGATGTTCGGGAATTTTACGGAAATTTGTTACTGCGAGGAAACCCAAGTAGGTTGATAAATATTAATGCTGCTTATTATAAATgttaatatgaaaaaattaatttacacgCATACTGTTGTCCACTTCAATTAACCGTTTgtttgcaataatttattagGAATATTTAGTCATCGATCCACCATCAAATATGCTGAGATTTTCAGTGCAAGCTAAACTTATTCAACCCTCGTACCCACTCAGCGGTACGATGTTGTTTACTAAACTATTGTGGTGTCAAAAAGCTAAGGTACTAATTGGATATGTACCAAACGACGATATGATCTGGCTCATGACTTCGTTCTGCATGCTCTACCAAGTCATTCGTAACGAATTTCGAATAACCGACATATTTTACGAGCCTATGACAAACGAAATCGTTGTAGCAGGACCCAACAAAGTTACGGTATAAAATTTAGCaaaaactgtaattttttaaaatggttataaatgcaatttttcactttaaaatTGGAACTCCTATAGacacaaaattttcacatcacATTTGTCTTACTGTCAATTTCACCGTCTGCTAGTCTTGCATTTTATGATCAATTTATTATGATTGAGTTACACCTAACTACCatacatacaaaaaaatttctttcacagtgtattataattaaaaaccCAAATTCATCTTTTAGCAATCATATAGACTGAAACAAATTATGCgagatattataattttactggcaaaaaaaattaacagcCAGTACTGAACTGCAATTTCTTCCACGCAGATCAACAAATATGCTAACTTACTATTCATTGTATGTGAGACCATTTGTAATAAGTATGTATAAGCTAAAACCACATTTAGATacgcaattttatttttcgaatttaagGATAACTTTTCATTGATaacgcagaaataattgaaataacgaATGGATTCTGATGACCTACTTTAGGAAACCTTAATTCTAACAAAATGGACATATTACCTTCCAGAGATTCCCACTAGCGAACAAAGAGTCAACTATGAATCCTTGGAAGACAATGGCTTACATAGACAGCGAGTATGGAGCACTTTGGAAATTGGAATGCATGTCGTTGATTCCAGCGAGTACATGTGCGTTAAGTATCTATAGCAACATTCGTCGACATTGACAAAATAATATATCTGAAACATATCTGAATATATGTATCGCGATATAATTGGAAGCGATAGACAATGTTACTCGACAATACCAGACTCACTTGAGTTCGGGTAAAGGTAGTCGATCCCAGTAACACTGAATGTTGAGACTAACTGCTATAGATATGTATCTATGATACATCTTgtaatgacaatattttaaggAACTTTATGACAAATAGCAATGACCAGACTGGCTGGCTCATACATGACCACTATTTACGTACTGCCATTGGAACCtttgaaagaaaaggaagacaTCGTTCCAGTAATGTTTCTGGCCCGCAATCCTGCCGCTACAGAAGCTGCCATAACAGCACTGCTCTTCCACGACACAAGCCAGTGGATTATAACGGGAGACGAGCAAGGAAATGGTACCATTCCACTATCcaaatttctaaaatatttcagacctTATGTATTAAGTCTCTTAACCGTTTAGTCATGGGTTGGGACCTTGAATTGCATTGCATAATGAGCTGTCCTGGTGGTCATAAGGGATACGTTCAAAAGATAGTCGTTCATCCCTCAATATGTGGATTCATTACATGTGGGGAAGACAACGTGCTCCAAATATGGAGCTGCAATCTAAGAGGAAAGGTCTCGTAAACTGTACTGTATAAAAGACATACATTTTCTAGTTTCTTTAAGAGggtgtatatttgtatacatatgtacagaTCACGGAAAAAGTGGGTGAATTTCGGAAATTTATGCCATTTCaaccaattattcaatttgattgaGCAGCGtattattgaaattatgtatattgAGCTTCATTAGCatgtaatttttgaataatcaagTGGAATTGGTTGTTGCGATATAAATTCCCAAAAGTCACCCACTTTTTGAGCCGCTCTTGACTCTtcctttcgaaattttctgcaaCTCTTCAAATCTCTACATCACAATTATTGGAATATCAGCACAGATGGAATCGTTTTCTGACATCGGTGAAATACAAGGCATCGCAATTAACAAATCAGCTGCGGCCATAGCAACCCTAGGGCAAAAATTGAGCTGCTTCAACATGCATCAGTTATACACATTCTACGCTGCTCTGTCGTAAGACTTGCGTTGGTTATGACTcgatcaataatttttcatagaCAATACTACGAACGTCATATCGCATTTCACCTATAGAGAGTCTGCTACAGAAATAATAACGACTATGAATCCGATGTATTCGACAAGGGTGATTGTGAGAAGTGCAGATAATACTATTCGCATTTTAAGCTCTCAGACTGGGAAGCAAATTAATCTGCAAATATTACCAAAGACTTTGAATCTGGTATCAATGACATACAGTGGAAATAGAGGTGGCTAATAATCACTCCACATACATTAGAAACACTTGACGACCGTTGAAAATATAGTGTCCTTTGATTACAGAAAGATTATATACAATCATATTAAAAACTGGCGAGGTTCTTGTCAGCAATACACAAATGAATCCAATGGAATTCAAGTAAATATCACTTTGCATTACAATTCTCAACATTGATTCAGATAATAATGTATCTTTTATGCAGACATGTTTGGGTGTCAGatagagatgttataacatgTATCACGGCATATGAATATTACGAAGAAATTCGAGGATACGATTGCCAACCACAAAGTAATTTATCGCATCAGGTAGAGTAACAGGCTCAGTATAAACGACACTAAATTTCTTACCGATTGTCTCTAGATCCAAGAGTGATTTACCCAAAATATACCCTAATTTTCGTGGGAACACAGAATGGGACTATTTTAAATGTCGATGAGCCAAGTGGGAAACACGAAGGCACATT
It includes:
- the LOC124223726 gene encoding uncharacterized protein — encoded protein: MQSMSLLGHTANMSKSYLDGEEREMEWRKKVTKMRERLKSRLDENTIDGKRDDNLFHGMKLVSSTTMFGNFTEICYCEETQEYLVIDPPSNMLRFSVQAKLIQPSYPLSGTMLFTKLLWCQKAKVLIGYVPNDDMIWLMTSFCMLYQVIRNEFRITDIFYEPMTNEIVVAGPNKVTRFPLANKESTMNPWKTMAYIDSEYGALWKLECMSLIPASTCALSIYSNIRRH